The stretch of DNA aacctacagacctgtacgtctttggagtgtgggaggaaactggagatcccggacaaacccatgcaggtcatgggagaacgtacattctccgtacagacaagcacttgtagtcagtaccaaacccagatctctggcgctttaaggcagcatctctacagttACGCCACCATGTTGCTCCTCTAGCTTAACTTTCAGCTTGTCCGTTAATACTAAAATCAGACAGATACAATGTGCATCCCTTGTGTGCACTGTCACCGTTGATGCGACAGAAAGTACTCCAGATCCATCTAGATACCTCTGAGGCTAAACAGAAAAAGATTTAATTGCCAGCATTTCCTGTGTAAGTATTGGGTACTTTAACAAGTGCCCATGATAGTTTACTAGTTGAATTTGTTTGCATAGACAGGGTCATGGTATTAGTTAAAACATAGTTAGGTCATGTGAAGGCTCTGACACATGTACCAATCAAAATTTGGAGAGTGAGTTGCTTTGAAGAATCAATGaagctgattttttttaatgacaagAAAATCTTTTAAAAAGTTAGCTATGTATCCTAGTGCAAGTTAAAACATGGGTCATCTCCACTTTCTGCCTCAATTAATCAAGACGTTGGTGGAATGATGGATCAGGATTGTCAAAGCTGGTCCGTGAGCTGCAGAGAAGATACAGGAAAGGCAGATGCCGCCCCACTTAAGTAAAAGCACCATGATCTCATGGGACTGTATCTCACAATGTTAGGTATAAATGAGCCCAGGGTGCTTTGACCATTGGTCCTGAGTACTGAAACCATCCAATGGATATTGAAGTGGTTTCTTTATATTAAACAAGGTTAAAACTGCATCATTTTGTACACTAAAGTGACATTTGAAGCCTTCTAGCTTTGCTGGATCTCTCTTTCTCAAGCATGATAAAGGTAATCGCAGCATCTCTCCTTTCCCCTTTTGATAATGTCTTTGACTCGTTCCTTTTGAGAATATGAGCATCTGATGGGACACAAAGGTGGCATTCGGCCCAGTCCCATAAAATCTATAATATTTGCTTAAAAGATCTAACTGGCTAAATAGATATCGCTTATTGCTTGTGCATTTTCACTGAGAATTTCCATTGGGCTGAAATTAAGTTCCTTCATTTTACATGAATGCATTCCCATTGCACAGACTCATACCTTAACTTGCTCATGATTGAAGTTAAAAAGTTAGAAAGTATAACTTTTTAATTTGCCAGATGTACACAGATGTCAATGTTCTGATGCAGTGCGCAGACTAGTCTCATTCCAGAGTTTAGCAGGTTATGTATTTTCCATTCACTACAGGTGTGCCTTACCTGTTCTGTTGCACTCCAACTTATCCTTGCCAAAAGGACATACGTCGCTCTGAGTACTGTTGCAAGGTGCAGTCAGATCTGTTTTGCAGTACGTAGGAGACCCgccttgaggaacttgtgagatgTGCTTCTTTCTCTTTCTCGGAATTTTCTGTTTTGCCATGGCCAGTGAATAGTACATTCCAAAATTATTGACAATGACAGGCACAGGCATTGCGATGGTGAGGACACCTGCAAGGGCGCAGAGAGCTCCCACCAGCATTCCCGACCATGTCACAGGGTACATGTCTCCGTATCCAAGTGTCGTCATGGTGACGACTGCCCACCAGAATCCGATAGGGATGTTTTTGAACTTGGTGTGGTTACTGGCGGTGAGATCATTTGGGTTCGCTCCCATTCGCTCAGCGTAGTAAATCATAGTAGCAAATATCAACACTCCCAGAGCCAAGAAAACGATCAAGAGCAGAAATTCATTAGTGCTGGCACGTAGAGTGTGTCCAAGCACCCTTAGTCCCACAAAGTGACGAGTCAGCTTAAAGATTCGCAGAATTCTGACGAACCTTACCACCCTGAGGAAGCCCAGTGCATCTTTTGCAGCCTTCGACGGGAGTCCGCTGAGTCCCACCTCCAAGTAAAAGGGTAAAATTGCCACAAGGTCAATAATATTTAGAAGATTTTTGATGAATCCAAGTTTGTCAGGGCAGAACATAACTCGGACTAAAAATTCAATAGTAAACCATACCACACATACTCCTTCCACATACGTCAGTGCGGGGTCTGTCTCGATCTCAAGGTGATGGATTGATTTAGATGAATTCCCATTTTTTACGTTTACTGTTTTGTTAACAATTTTGTTAAATGCCTCATGTGTCTCGAGGCAGAAGGTAGTGATAGAGACGAGGATGAAAAACAACGACGCAAAGGCAATAAACTGA from Amblyraja radiata isolate CabotCenter1 chromosome 19, sAmbRad1.1.pri, whole genome shotgun sequence encodes:
- the kcnc2 gene encoding potassium voltage-gated channel subfamily C member 2 isoform X2, translating into MGKIEGNERIVLNVGGTRHETYRNTLKTLPGTRLALLADSDGQSNSEYDPKVNQYFFDRHPGVFAYVLNYYRTGRLHCPADVCGPLFEEELAFWGIDETDVEPCCWMTYRQHRDAEEALDIFEAPDLLSGEIQEGEDESEFNKRLGIEESGGGGGKANRWKRLRPRIWALFEDPYSSRAARFIAFASLFFILVSITTFCLETHEAFNKIVNKTVNVKNGNSSKSIHHLEIETDPALTYVEGVCVVWFTIEFLVRVMFCPDKLGFIKNLLNIIDLVAILPFYLEVGLSGLPSKAAKDALGFLRVVRFVRILRIFKLTRHFVGLRVLGHTLRASTNEFLLLIVFLALGVLIFATMIYYAERMGANPNDLTASNHTKFKNIPIGFWWAVVTMTTLGYGDMYPVTWSGMLVGALCALAGVLTIAMPVPVIVNNFGMYYSLAMAKQKIPRKRKKHISQVPQGGSPTYCKTDLTAPCNSTQSDVCPFGKDKLECNRTVLSGEESAGSIQPLSPEDRLPIRRSSSRDKSRREDTCLLLTTGDYACTTDGGIRKDNCKDVSRAKRLFLMASGRHKHEKR
- the kcnc2 gene encoding potassium voltage-gated channel subfamily C member 2 isoform X4; protein product: MGKIEGNERIVLNVGGTRHETYRNTLKTLPGTRLALLADSDGQSNSEYDPKVNQYFFDRHPGVFAYVLNYYRTGRLHCPADVCGPLFEEELAFWGIDETDVEPCCWMTYRQHRDAEEALDIFEAPDLLSGEIQEGEDESEFNKRLGIEESGGGGGKANRWKRLRPRIWALFEDPYSSRAARFIAFASLFFILVSITTFCLETHEAFNKIVNKTVNVKNGNSSKSIHHLEIETDPALTYVEGVCVVWFTIEFLVRVMFCPDKLGFIKNLLNIIDLVAILPFYLEVGLSGLPSKAAKDALGFLRVVRFVRILRIFKLTRHFVGLRVLGHTLRASTNEFLLLIVFLALGVLIFATMIYYAERMGANPNDLTASNHTKFKNIPIGFWWAVVTMTTLGYGDMYPVTWSGMLVGALCALAGVLTIAMPVPVIVNNFGMYYSLAMAKQKIPRKRKKHISQVPQGGSPTYCKTDLTAPCNSTQSDVCPFGKDKLECNRTDNCKDVSRAKRLFLMASGRHKHEKR
- the kcnc2 gene encoding potassium voltage-gated channel subfamily C member 2 isoform X3, giving the protein MGKIEGNERIVLNVGGTRHETYRNTLKTLPGTRLALLADSDGQSNSEYDPKVNQYFFDRHPGVFAYVLNYYRTGRLHCPADVCGPLFEEELAFWGIDETDVEPCCWMTYRQHRDAEEALDIFEAPDLLSGEIQEGEDESEFNKRLGIEESGGGGGKANRWKRLRPRIWALFEDPYSSRAARFIAFASLFFILVSITTFCLETHEAFNKIVNKTVNVKNGNSSKSIHHLEIETDPALTYVEGVCVVWFTIEFLVRVMFCPDKLGFIKNLLNIIDLVAILPFYLEVGLSGLPSKAAKDALGFLRVVRFVRILRIFKLTRHFVGLRVLGHTLRASTNEFLLLIVFLALGVLIFATMIYYAERMGANPNDLTASNHTKFKNIPIGFWWAVVTMTTLGYGDMYPVTWSGMLVGALCALAGVLTIAMPVPVIVNNFGMYYSLAMAKQKIPRKRKKHISQVPQGGSPTYCKTDLTAPCNSTQSDVCPFGKDKLECNRTGYEKSRSLNNIAGLAGNALRLSPIASPYSSPYPLRRSRSPIPSIL
- the kcnc2 gene encoding potassium voltage-gated channel subfamily C member 2 isoform X1 — encoded protein: MGKIEGNERIVLNVGGTRHETYRNTLKTLPGTRLALLADSDGQSNSEYDPKVNQYFFDRHPGVFAYVLNYYRTGRLHCPADVCGPLFEEELAFWGIDETDVEPCCWMTYRQHRDAEEALDIFEAPDLLSGEIQEGEDESEFNKRLGIEESGGGGGKANRWKRLRPRIWALFEDPYSSRAARFIAFASLFFILVSITTFCLETHEAFNKIVNKTVNVKNGNSSKSIHHLEIETDPALTYVEGVCVVWFTIEFLVRVMFCPDKLGFIKNLLNIIDLVAILPFYLEVGLSGLPSKAAKDALGFLRVVRFVRILRIFKLTRHFVGLRVLGHTLRASTNEFLLLIVFLALGVLIFATMIYYAERMGANPNDLTASNHTKFKNIPIGFWWAVVTMTTLGYGDMYPVTWSGMLVGALCALAGVLTIAMPVPVIVNNFGMYYSLAMAKQKIPRKRKKHISQVPQGGSPTYCKTDLTAPCNSTQSDVCPFGKDKLECNRTVLSGEESAGSIQPLSPEDRLPIRRSSSRDKSRREDTCLLLTTGDYACTTDGGIRKGYEKSRSLNNIAGLAGNALRLSPIASPYSSPYPLRRSRSPIPSIL